One Thiocapsa bogorovii DNA segment encodes these proteins:
- a CDS encoding sulfotransferase family 2 domain-containing protein: MIISNSKDFIFIHTHKCAGSTITDLLSPYSCWNDIELGVSTLGETLQGVYQQRFGLWKHSAARDVRNVLGDETFRAYFKFGFVRNPFFRVISFYTFITKLHRTVVGANKEIIDTWPISKAFRESADFSEFIRHSAFVEPSMTKLLAEPYGESFRLLVDYVGRVEHFDRDIVEVFQRIGLPPPECISPRNTSSNELQRLHQFYSSEDDLAVVYENYRSDFEIFGYSLEDAEVDLRRPRS, from the coding sequence ATGATCATATCCAATAGCAAAGACTTCATCTTTATCCACACTCACAAATGCGCCGGCTCGACGATCACGGATCTTCTCAGTCCCTACAGCTGTTGGAACGACATCGAGCTCGGCGTCTCGACCCTGGGCGAAACACTTCAGGGCGTTTATCAGCAGCGTTTTGGACTCTGGAAACATTCCGCCGCTCGCGACGTTCGCAATGTGCTCGGCGATGAAACCTTCAGAGCCTATTTTAAGTTCGGCTTTGTCCGAAACCCGTTTTTTCGGGTAATCTCGTTTTATACATTCATCACGAAGCTTCATCGAACGGTCGTCGGAGCGAATAAGGAGATCATCGATACCTGGCCCATCTCGAAGGCATTCCGTGAAAGCGCCGATTTCTCCGAATTCATCCGGCATTCGGCCTTCGTCGAGCCTTCCATGACGAAGCTATTAGCGGAGCCTTATGGCGAGTCATTCAGATTGCTCGTCGACTACGTCGGCCGGGTCGAGCATTTCGATAGAGACATCGTGGAGGTCTTTCAGCGTATCGGGCTGCCTCCGCCCGAATGCATCTCACCGCGCAACACCTCATCGAACGAGCTACAGCGTCTTCACCAATTCTATTCATCGGAAGACGATTTGGCCGTTGTATACGAGAATTACCGTTCGGATTTCGAGATCTTCGGTTACTCGCTTGAAGATGCCGAAGTGGATCTGCGACGCCCGAGGTCTTAG